One genomic window of Ammospiza nelsoni isolate bAmmNel1 chromosome 4, bAmmNel1.pri, whole genome shotgun sequence includes the following:
- the SMIM14 gene encoding small integral membrane protein 14 — MAEGGFDPCECICSHEHAMRRLINLLRQSQSYCTDTECLQELPGPNSSSDNGISFAMIMMAWVVIALVLFLLRPSNLRGSNTVGKPTSQHNGQEPPAPPVD; from the exons ATGGCAGAAGGTGGATTTGATCCCTGTGAATGCATTTGCTCACATGAACATGCAATGAGAAGACTGATTAATCTG CTGAGACAATCCCAGTCGTactgcacagacacagaatGCCTTCAGGAAT TGCCAGGACCAAACTCCTCCAGTGACAATGGCATCAGCTTTGCCATGATAATGATGGCCTGGGTGGTGATTGCACTTGTCTTGTTCTTACTGAGACCCAGTAATCTCAGAGGATCAAACACAGTCGGAAAGCCAACCAGCCAACACAAT